The Haemorhous mexicanus isolate bHaeMex1 chromosome 26, bHaeMex1.pri, whole genome shotgun sequence genome includes a region encoding these proteins:
- the LOC132338496 gene encoding LOW QUALITY PROTEIN: aryl hydrocarbon receptor-like (The sequence of the model RefSeq protein was modified relative to this genomic sequence to represent the inferred CDS: deleted 1 base in 1 codon): MAVSVYAPHVVRSKYYRGTPKVTFFASSTSKATATTACKHVGQPLLTGSKSRDKYPTGFLIPTQSCWSACGLYVLISSLLQALNGFVLVVTSEGLIFYSSHTIQDYLGFHQTDVMHQSVFELIHTEDQPEFRRNLRWALDAPGAPGGEPSPAAGKSLGSSAVTYKLDQLPSENSSFLERSFVCRFRCLLDNSSGFLALNLQGRLKFLHGQNERSEDGSVLPPQLALFAISTPLQPPSILQIRTKNVIFRTKHKLDFTPLACDAKGKIVLGYTEAELRTCGTGYQFVHAADMLYCAENHVRMMKTGESGLTVFRLLTKDNRWKWVQANARLVYKNGKPEYVVVTQRPLVDEEGGEHLRKRSMHLPFTFATGEALLYQSTQALPGFPDLFQSKGKLSKSKKPSCSNVGRSQKNGIDPRSLLAAVMQQDKAVYTSHSAPIPNPSFSSTLQLKGVSIPGAGEDAWSMGTAPSSSRGNSLQEKLLDLQQEDPLLATVDLLSIKSDQSCSNELFSALEGLGLNGEDLELLLQDEKMVMVSTDPEQSPSLNKSLASNHILSYVPRPPVMGHEGGQQVCPLPDTPPSPQRGGTAPCHMENKDSGCHLAQHAGQPSTALAQPPLLLWEQPQGDLQGDFSVMQPLQEDIQQSFSLPSQCQDHVAPPSQPKQHHLLMNGVCGPWPSSSPQPGPWQDCVCPLLRAPTQPGIHGLSRDVNSQPQGYLGPRPGLPPQQFNLDGLCSLDAAGTGDSWEEMAPFPRTFPPFSQLIPEKQLSSVLSVPQHSSPSSAAGRFGSISSPLETLNSYGTRGSAQSQEGRHRPRSRCVLPSSPMGLPQDHPVLGGSLALPCQPQPRAEVLPNPPHTSRGDFCL, translated from the exons TATGCCCCGCACGTTGTGCGGAGCAAATACTACCGGGGCACTCCAAAAGTCACCTTTTTTGCTTCCTCCACTAGCAAGGCCACAGCTACAACAGCCTGCAAACACGTGGGCCAGCCTCTGCTGACCGGGTCCAAAAGCCGGGACAAGTACCCTACAGGCTTCCTGATCCCCACCCAGTCTTGC TGGAGTGCTTGTGGCCTGTACGTGCTGATCTCCTCTCTCCTACAGGCACTCAATGGCTTTGTGCTGGTGGTGACATCAGAAGGGCTGATATTTTACTCCTCACATACAATCCAGGACTATCTGGGATTCCATCAG ACAGATGTCATGCACCAGAGTGTCTTCGAGCTGATCCACACCGAGGACCAGCCGGAGTTCAGGCGCAACCTCCGCTGGGCCCTGGACGCACCAGGTGCTCCTGGGGGTGAGCCCTCTCCAGCAG CAGGGAAGAGTCTTGGCTCTTCTGCTGTCACCTACAAGCTGGATCAGCTACCCTCAGAAAACTCCTCCTTCCTGGAGAGGAGCTTTGTGTGCCGCTTTCGCTGCCTCCTGGATAATTCCTCTGGCTTCCTG gCTTTGAACCTTCAAGGCAGGCTGAAATTCCTTCATGGGCAGAACGAAAGGTCTGAAGatggctctgtcctgccccCCCAGCTCGCTCTGTTCGCCATCTCCACGCCCCTGCAGCCGCCGTCCATCCTGCAGATCCGAACCAAGAACGTGATCTTCAGGACCAAGCACAAGCTGGACTTCACCCCCTTGGCGTGTGATGCCAA GGGGAAGATTGTCCTGGGCTACACTGAGGCGGAGCTGCGGACGTGTGGCACGGGGTACCAGTTTGTCCATGCTGCTGACATGCTGTACTGTGCTGAGAACCATGTCAGGA TGATGAAGACGGGTGAGAGTGGGCTGACGGTGTTCCGGCTGCTGACCAAGGACAACCGCTGGAAGTGGGTGCAGGCCAACGCCCGTCTCGTCTACAAGAACGGCAAACCCGAGTACGTCGTGGTCACACAGAGACCCCTCGT agatgaagaaggaggagagcaCCTTCGGAAGCGGTCCATGCATCTTCCCTTCACCTTTGCTACAGGAGAGGCACTTCTATACCAAAGTACTCAAGCCCTCCCAGGCTTCCCTGACCTTTTCCAGAGCAAAGGAAAACTCAGCAAGTCTAAGAAGCCCTCCTGCAGCAACGTAGGGCGCTCCCAGAAGAATGGCATTGACCCCAggtctctgctggctgctgtgatgCAGCAGGACAAGGCGGTGTACACCTCCCACTCAGCTCCCATTCCAAACCCttccttcagcagcactttgcagCTCAAGGGTGTGTCCATACCAGGTGCAGGAGAGGATGCCTGGAGTATGGGCACAGCTCCATCTTCTTCAAGGGGCAACAGCCTCCAAGAGAAGCTGCTGGATTTGCAGCAGGAGGACCCTCTCCTGGCCACCGTGGACTTACTCTCAATAAAGAGTGACCAGAGCTGTTCCAACGAGCTCTTCAGTGCTTTGGAGGGCCTGGGCTTGAAtggtgaggacctggagctcctgctgcaggatgagAAAATGGTGATGGTCAGTACGGACCCAgagcagtccccatccctgaatAAAAGCCTGGCCAGCAACCACATTCTCTCCTATGTCCCCAGGCCTCCAGTG ATGGGCCATGAGGGAGGGCAGCAGGTCTGTCCCCTGCCAGACACGCCCCCCAGCCCGCAGCGAGGAGGCACTGCTCCGTGCCACATGGAGAACAAGGACTCGGGCTGCCACCTGGCACAGCATGCAgggcagcccagcactgccctggcccagccccccctgctgctgtgggagcagccacagggagACTTGCAGGGAGACTTCTCAGTCATGCAGCCCCTCCAAGAGGATATCCAGCAGTCCTTCTCCCTACCCAGCCAGTGCCAGGACCACGTGGCACCACCCAGCCAGCCCAAGCAGCATCACCTGCTGATGAACGGGGTGTGtggcccctggcccagctcttcTCCACAGCCCGGCCCATGGCAGGACtgtgtgtgccctctgctgcGGGCTCCAACTCAGCCTGGCATTCATGGCCTCAGCAGAGATGTGaactcccagccccagggctacCTGGGCCCCAGGCCTGGCCTGCCCCCACAGCAGTTTAACCTGGATGGATTATGCAGTCTggatgctgctggcactggggactCCTGGGAAGAGATGGCTCCATTCCCCAGgacttttccccctttctcccaGCTCATTCCTgaaaagcagctcagctctgttcTTTCCGTGCCCCAGCACTCttcccccagctcagctgcagggcGCTTTGGGAGCATCAGCAGCCCTCTGGAGACACTGAATTCCTATGGGACACGTGGCTCTGCGCAGAGCCAggagggcaggcacagg CCCCGCAGCCGCTGTGTTTTGCCCAGCTCTCCCATGGGACTGCCCCAAGACCATCCAGTGCTGGGGGgaagcctggcactgccctgccagcctcagCCCCGGGCAGAAGTGCTGCCAAATCCCCCTCACACCTCCAGGGGAGACTTCTGTCTCTAG